Proteins from one Vibrio coralliirubri genomic window:
- a CDS encoding IS3 family transposase: MALTLKGKYPLKHLLHTLQLAKSVFYYQAQTSKRQNSYERELRLIKSIYHEHKGRYGYRRIHLELKNQGFVLNHKTVQRLMAQLNLKSTVRIKKYRSYRGESGKAAPNVLERDFSATQPDEKWVTDVTEFKVKEQKVYLSPVVDLFTQEVVAYRVAKNACLPLVTDMLTEAISTLKPNSKPIIHSDQGWQYRHRQYQKKVAESGLTQSMSRKGNCLDNAVAENFFALLKTEMYHNQSFEDADALIEQIKEYIEYYNTKRIKVKLKGLTPIEYRTQALKAA; encoded by the coding sequence ATAGCTCTAACTCTTAAAGGCAAGTACCCATTAAAGCACTTACTGCACACTCTACAGTTGGCAAAAAGTGTCTTTTATTATCAGGCTCAAACGAGCAAGCGCCAAAATAGCTACGAACGTGAGCTGCGGTTGATAAAGTCAATTTATCATGAACATAAGGGGCGATACGGCTACCGCCGTATTCACTTGGAACTAAAGAATCAGGGGTTCGTGCTTAATCACAAAACGGTTCAAAGGCTTATGGCTCAGCTCAACCTTAAATCGACGGTCAGGATTAAAAAGTATCGTTCATACCGAGGAGAGTCAGGAAAAGCTGCTCCCAACGTTCTTGAAAGAGATTTTAGTGCGACTCAACCCGATGAAAAGTGGGTAACTGATGTCACGGAGTTCAAAGTCAAAGAGCAGAAAGTATACTTATCTCCCGTTGTCGACTTGTTTACTCAGGAGGTGGTTGCTTATAGAGTGGCCAAAAATGCCTGCTTGCCGCTTGTCACAGATATGCTGACGGAAGCTATATCAACGCTTAAACCCAACTCAAAGCCAATTATACATAGCGATCAAGGTTGGCAATATCGCCATCGACAGTATCAGAAAAAGGTAGCGGAGAGTGGGTTAACGCAAAGCATGTCGAGAAAAGGTAACTGCTTGGATAATGCTGTTGCTGAAAACTTTTTTGCTTTACTCAAAACCGAGATGTATCACAACCAAAGCTTTGAAGATGCAGATGCTCTGATAGAGCAGATTAAAGAATACATCGAGTACTACAATACCAAACGTATAAAAGTGAAACTAAAAGGCCTGACTCCGATAGAATATCGAACTCAGGCCTTGAAAGCCGCTTAA
- a CDS encoding class I SAM-dependent methyltransferase, producing the protein MHWLDRWKVYRYHRKQTNRSNGDKAKALGWTSEESQLCRFEVIARAADFEKKSVLDLGCGYGELFELLDSIYRIQSYTGVDQHAGFLKKAKQNYTEGRCQFLAGDMSKMNLEAHDIVIASGSLNYISRDSDYLTNMITRMYELANQTVIFNLLNSSQYPSRNTLMSYHPQGVYRFCKTLCEDVSLIEGYAEGDFTIVMNKVCL; encoded by the coding sequence ATGCACTGGCTCGATCGTTGGAAGGTGTATCGCTATCATCGAAAACAAACTAACCGCTCGAATGGCGACAAGGCTAAAGCTTTAGGTTGGACTAGCGAAGAGAGCCAATTATGTCGCTTTGAAGTGATCGCTCGTGCGGCGGACTTCGAAAAGAAGAGTGTTTTAGATTTGGGTTGTGGCTATGGCGAGCTATTTGAACTGCTCGACAGCATCTATCGTATTCAATCTTATACCGGCGTTGACCAACACGCAGGCTTTCTTAAGAAGGCGAAGCAAAACTACACAGAAGGTCGTTGTCAGTTTTTGGCGGGTGATATGAGCAAGATGAACCTTGAGGCGCACGACATTGTCATCGCGAGTGGTTCACTGAACTATATCTCTCGTGATTCTGATTATCTGACAAACATGATTACTCGCATGTATGAATTGGCGAATCAGACGGTGATTTTTAATCTTCTCAACTCAAGCCAATATCCTTCACGTAATACCTTGATGAGTTATCACCCTCAGGGCGTGTATCGCTTCTGTAAAACGCTTTGTGAGGATGTTTCTTTAATAGAAGGTTACGCAGAAGGGGATTTTACGATAGTGATGAACAAAGTCTGCCTCTGA
- a CDS encoding NupC/NupG family nucleoside CNT transporter codes for MNILFGFVGVLALIACAYLLSESRSSINWKTVSRALLLQIGFAALVLYFPWGQLALTSLSNGVSSLLGFADVGIAFLFGDLATEGFIFAVRVLPIIIFFSALISALYYLGVMQKVIQILGGAVQKLLGTSKAESLVATGNIFLSQGESPLLIRPFLKSMTRSELFAVMAGGMASVAGSVLGGYAGLGVELKYLIAASFMAAPGSLLMAKIIVPERSTPSDYDHIELDKADQSNVIDALASGAMNGMKVAVAVGTMLVAFVSVIAMVNTGLESLGETFGFAGITLQAIFGYLFSPLAWLIGIPSDEVLMAGSYIGQKIVMNEFVAFIDFVENKALLSEHSQVIVTFALCGFANIGSIAIQLGSIGVMAPERRAEVANLGLKAVAAGTLANLMSACLAGIFILL; via the coding sequence ATGAATATTCTATTTGGTTTTGTCGGTGTTCTTGCACTGATTGCTTGCGCGTACCTGTTATCTGAAAGTCGTTCTTCAATTAACTGGAAAACGGTCTCTCGTGCACTATTACTTCAAATCGGTTTTGCAGCCTTAGTATTGTATTTCCCATGGGGACAATTGGCGCTAACAAGCCTAAGTAATGGTGTTTCTAGCCTGCTTGGTTTTGCAGACGTTGGTATCGCATTCCTTTTCGGTGACCTTGCTACTGAAGGCTTCATTTTCGCGGTTCGCGTGCTTCCAATCATTATCTTCTTCAGTGCTTTGATTTCTGCGCTTTATTACTTAGGCGTCATGCAAAAAGTGATTCAAATCTTGGGCGGAGCGGTGCAAAAACTGCTAGGTACAAGTAAAGCTGAATCTCTGGTTGCTACAGGTAATATCTTCCTTTCTCAGGGTGAGTCTCCTCTTCTTATTCGTCCCTTTTTAAAGTCTATGACTCGTTCGGAACTGTTTGCTGTAATGGCAGGTGGTATGGCGTCGGTAGCGGGTAGTGTACTTGGTGGTTATGCTGGCCTTGGTGTTGAGCTTAAATACCTTATCGCTGCAAGCTTTATGGCGGCTCCGGGCAGCCTGTTAATGGCGAAGATCATCGTTCCTGAGCGCAGCACACCAAGTGATTACGACCATATCGAACTAGATAAAGCTGACCAAAGCAACGTGATTGATGCATTGGCAAGCGGTGCGATGAACGGTATGAAGGTTGCGGTAGCGGTTGGTACTATGTTGGTTGCCTTCGTGAGTGTGATTGCGATGGTCAACACTGGCCTAGAAAGCCTAGGTGAAACGTTTGGTTTTGCGGGCATTACGTTGCAAGCTATCTTCGGTTACCTGTTCTCGCCACTTGCATGGCTGATCGGTATCCCGAGTGATGAAGTATTGATGGCAGGCTCTTACATCGGTCAGAAGATCGTTATGAACGAGTTTGTTGCTTTCATCGACTTCGTTGAGAACAAAGCGCTACTTTCTGAACACAGCCAAGTAATCGTGACTTTTGCTCTATGTGGCTTTGCTAACATTGGTTCTATCGCGATTCAGTTAGGTTCAATCGGTGTTATGGCACCAGAGCGCCGTGCTGAAGTGGCAAACTTAGGTTTGAAAGCGGTAGCTGCTGGTACGCTAGCAAACCTAATGAGTGCATGCTTAGCGGGTATTTTCATCCTGCTTTAA
- a CDS encoding PTS sugar transporter subunit IIB, translating into MKKILVVCGNGLGTSLMMEMAVKEVAKKIGFEAEVDHEDLSSAASSNADIWVAATDVANQLKDAGKENIISLKNIFDKASIEEQLKTFM; encoded by the coding sequence ATGAAAAAGATTCTTGTAGTTTGCGGTAACGGCCTTGGTACTTCTCTAATGATGGAAATGGCAGTAAAAGAAGTCGCTAAAAAAATCGGTTTCGAAGCAGAAGTTGATCACGAAGATCTATCATCTGCAGCATCAAGCAATGCGGATATTTGGGTTGCAGCAACAGACGTTGCAAACCAACTAAAAGACGCTGGTAAAGAGAACATCATCAGCCTTAAAAATATTTTTGACAAAGCATCTATTGAAGAACAACTAAAAACTTTCATGTAA
- a CDS encoding PTS ascorbate transporter subunit IIC gives MQNFFEFMLGLLKEPAIMVGLIAFIGLVAQKADVSTILKGTIKTVMGFLILGFGAGALVGALNNFSIVFTEAFGVSGVIPNNEAIVALAQEAFGYEMALIMFFAFVVNILLARITPLKYIFLTGHHTMFMSMLVAVILSTANIEGTALVAIGSIIVGSLMVIMPALAQKYTEKVMGTDQLAMGHFSTFSYLVSGYIGSKFGDTSKSTEDINVPKSLMFLRDTPVAVATTMAIFFMFASIVAGGDFVETVSNGQNWVVFTFMQSLVFAGGVYIVLQGVKMLIAEIVPAFKGISDKLVPGAKPALDCPMVFPVAPNAVLIGFLCSFAAGLLAMAVQGALGWTIIVAGVVPHFFVGGAAGVYGNATGGLRGAILGSFTQGLCISFLPMLLLPVLGGLGLEATTFADFDFGVVGLILGWIVS, from the coding sequence ATGCAAAACTTTTTCGAGTTCATGCTCGGCTTATTAAAAGAGCCAGCGATCATGGTAGGTTTAATTGCTTTTATTGGCCTGGTTGCACAAAAAGCAGATGTTTCTACCATTCTAAAAGGCACAATTAAAACCGTAATGGGTTTCCTAATTTTAGGTTTTGGTGCTGGCGCTCTTGTTGGCGCACTAAATAACTTCTCAATTGTATTTACTGAAGCATTCGGCGTAAGTGGTGTTATTCCAAATAACGAAGCAATTGTTGCACTAGCACAAGAAGCATTCGGTTATGAAATGGCTCTAATTATGTTCTTCGCATTCGTTGTGAATATTTTATTGGCTCGTATTACTCCTTTAAAATATATTTTCTTAACGGGTCACCACACAATGTTCATGTCTATGCTGGTAGCGGTAATCCTGTCTACAGCTAACATCGAAGGCACTGCTCTAGTTGCAATCGGCTCGATCATTGTGGGTTCACTGATGGTTATCATGCCTGCACTTGCTCAAAAATACACAGAGAAAGTGATGGGTACTGATCAGTTGGCGATGGGTCACTTCTCAACGTTCTCATACTTAGTATCTGGTTACATTGGTAGCAAGTTTGGTGACACTTCAAAATCAACAGAAGACATCAACGTACCTAAGAGTCTAATGTTCTTGCGTGATACGCCCGTTGCTGTAGCAACAACAATGGCCATCTTCTTTATGTTTGCTTCAATTGTTGCTGGCGGTGACTTTGTTGAAACAGTATCAAACGGTCAGAACTGGGTAGTATTCACCTTCATGCAGTCTCTTGTGTTTGCCGGTGGTGTTTACATCGTACTGCAAGGTGTGAAGATGCTGATAGCTGAAATCGTTCCTGCATTCAAAGGTATCTCTGACAAACTCGTACCGGGTGCAAAACCTGCTCTAGACTGCCCTATGGTATTCCCTGTAGCACCAAACGCGGTACTTATCGGTTTCCTTTGTTCTTTCGCTGCTGGCCTACTAGCAATGGCAGTTCAAGGTGCGCTAGGCTGGACAATCATTGTAGCTGGCGTCGTTCCACACTTCTTCGTAGGTGGTGCAGCAGGCGTTTACGGTAATGCGACAGGCGGTCTACGCGGTGCAATTCTTGGTTCATTCACGCAAGGTCTGTGTATCTCTTTCCTACCAATGCTACTGCTTCCAGTACTGGGTGGCCTTGGTCTTGAAGCGACAACATTTGCTGACTTCGACTTCGGTGTTGTTGGTCTTATCCTAGGGTGGATTGTTTCATGA
- a CDS encoding PTS sugar transporter subunit IIA, with product MSLFDLIGNQGVIINSEENLTVDAAIDVTCSTLLASNKIEASYVEAIKQKHKDIGAYYVLAPKIAMPHARPEDGVNEASLQVTVFKKGVDLESEDNGDVYLSITLAAMDSDSHIHTIMALSELFQNDDDIDAIIAAETEQAIIEILKRY from the coding sequence ATGAGCTTATTCGATTTAATTGGTAACCAAGGTGTTATCATCAACTCTGAAGAAAACCTAACGGTTGATGCTGCGATAGATGTGACCTGTTCAACACTGCTAGCGAGCAACAAAATCGAAGCAAGCTATGTTGAAGCTATCAAGCAAAAACACAAGGACATTGGCGCGTACTATGTTCTAGCACCAAAGATTGCGATGCCTCATGCTCGCCCTGAAGATGGTGTGAACGAAGCATCACTGCAAGTAACGGTATTCAAGAAGGGTGTTGATTTAGAGTCAGAAGACAACGGTGACGTTTACCTTTCGATTACTCTGGCAGCGATGGACTCAGATAGCCACATCCATACGATTATGGCGTTATCAGAGTTGTTCCAAAATGATGATGACATTGATGCCATCATCGCAGCGGAAACTGAGCAAGCGATCATCGAGATCTTAAAGCGATACTAA
- a CDS encoding HD-GYP domain-containing protein — translation MNQHCQDVTVDLRKALFGIAKALDNVGFESKNHGQRVGYIAYRCALSVGWEEEQAQLAFSLGLIHDCGVSQIDEQLSLTSGFVPDSSYHHCQKGYQILKECPVLSIFAKPVLYHHTPWSELKAIHISELEKELAAIVMLADRVDYLYGITSSDRYGNLTPDGKASIIERLTEQADEMFETNLVQHMCELVDLDDFWFSMEIPYIENMRDNFEPVPFFSQQMSLDETVAFAEFIANVVDTKSSFTFKHSLKVGQLSEYLAKQLGYSYTTQRKLYLAGLVHDIGKLQTPNDILHKPDLLTEEEYCCIKRHATDTRFALQELFSSPQVCQWASNHHERLDGSGYPMGKTAEELDQPSRIVAVVDVFQALTQSRPYRAGMTLEETLAILTDYVDNFKLDREVFECLNKHAQYCFELSTDKRMYAF, via the coding sequence ATGAATCAACATTGCCAGGACGTGACCGTGGACCTAAGGAAGGCTCTATTCGGTATTGCTAAGGCGCTTGATAACGTCGGTTTCGAAAGTAAAAATCATGGACAGAGAGTGGGCTACATCGCGTATCGATGTGCTCTGAGTGTGGGGTGGGAAGAAGAGCAAGCGCAGCTCGCGTTTTCGTTAGGCTTGATTCACGATTGTGGTGTCTCGCAAATTGATGAACAGCTCAGCTTAACGTCTGGGTTTGTACCCGACTCGAGCTATCACCATTGTCAAAAGGGCTATCAAATTTTAAAAGAGTGCCCGGTTCTTTCTATATTCGCTAAGCCGGTGCTTTATCATCACACTCCGTGGTCTGAACTAAAGGCTATTCATATCAGCGAGTTAGAAAAAGAACTGGCCGCCATCGTGATGCTTGCCGACAGAGTCGATTATCTATACGGTATAACCTCTTCTGATCGTTATGGAAACCTCACACCAGATGGTAAAGCGAGCATCATTGAACGTTTGACTGAACAAGCCGATGAGATGTTCGAAACCAACCTTGTTCAACACATGTGTGAGTTGGTCGATCTGGATGATTTTTGGTTCTCGATGGAAATCCCTTACATCGAGAACATGAGGGATAATTTTGAGCCTGTGCCATTCTTTTCTCAACAGATGTCGTTGGATGAAACAGTGGCCTTTGCCGAATTTATTGCCAACGTCGTTGATACCAAAAGTTCGTTTACCTTTAAGCACTCTTTGAAGGTTGGGCAGCTTTCAGAATACCTCGCCAAACAGCTGGGTTATTCATACACCACTCAGCGTAAACTCTATTTAGCAGGGCTAGTTCATGATATCGGCAAACTGCAAACACCTAATGACATTCTGCATAAGCCGGATTTGCTGACCGAAGAAGAGTATTGCTGTATTAAACGCCATGCAACGGACACTCGATTCGCACTGCAGGAGTTGTTCAGTTCACCTCAGGTTTGTCAGTGGGCATCTAATCATCATGAAAGGTTAGATGGCTCGGGTTACCCAATGGGCAAAACGGCGGAAGAGTTGGATCAACCCAGTCGAATTGTTGCTGTGGTGGATGTGTTTCAAGCGCTAACTCAGTCTCGCCCTTATCGTGCAGGTATGACACTAGAAGAAACACTCGCTATTTTGACGGACTATGTTGATAACTTTAAGTTAGATCGAGAAGTGTTTGAGTGCCTTAATAAACACGCGCAATATTGCTTTGAATTATCGACAGATAAACGAATGTACGCGTTTTAG